A section of the Macadamia integrifolia cultivar HAES 741 chromosome 9, SCU_Mint_v3, whole genome shotgun sequence genome encodes:
- the LOC122089693 gene encoding secreted RxLR effector protein 161-like — protein MEKIPYASAGRFMYAQVCIRPNIAFAMGVLGRFQKNPDSDYTGCEDTRRSTSAYMFLLARGAASWRSIKQPKTASSTMEAEVVACYEAISQASWLSRCTHIEIKYFVIKEDVRDHKVLIKHIDTNGNIADPFTKGLAPKVFVDHVRNKV, from the exons atggagaaaatccCTTATGCATCTGCAGGTCGGTTTATGTATGCTCAGGTCTGTATAAGGCCTAACATTGCCTTTGCAATGGGAGTCTTAGGAAGATTCCAAAAGAATCCAG ATTCAGATTATACTGGATGTGAAGATACAAGGAGATCTACATCAGCATACATGTTTTTACTGGCTAGAGGAGCAGCATCCTGGAGAAGCATAAAGCAACCAAAGACTGCTTCATCTACTATGGAAGCTGAAGTGGTAGCATGCTATGAGGCTATCTCTCAAGCATCATGGTTAAG TCGATGCACACACATTGAGATCAAGTATTTTGTCATAAAGGAAGATGTTCGGGATCACAAGGTTTTGATCAAACATATAGATACCAATGGTAACATTGCTGACCCATTtaccaaagggcttgcacctaAGGTTTTTGTAGATCATGTAAGGAATAAGGTGTAG